The Maridesulfovibrio salexigens DSM 2638 region TTCATCGGAGTTTTCAACTTCGAAGTCGAGTTCCGCACCGATGGATTTACCGATCCAGTTGCGCTGCATGGTGATAACGCGCTCAGGCCAGCCGCCTTCGAGCTCACCAAGGCTCTCGAGCAGTTCTTCAGCGTAATCAGTGATGCGCATGAACCACTGGGAAAGTTCCTTCTGGATAACTTCGGTGTCACAGCGCCAGCAAAGGCCTTCTTCAACCTGTTCGTTAGCCAGAACGGTATGACAGGTTTCGCACCAGTTAACCGGGGACTTTTTGCGGTAAACCAGACCCTTTTCCAGAAATTTGAGGAAAAACTGCTGTTCCCATTTGTAGTAGCCGGGGTGGCAGGTAGCCAGTTCGCGGCGCCAATCGTAGGAGTAGCCCAGACGTTTGAGCTGGGTACGCATATCGTCAATGTTGGCGTAGGTCCATTCGGCAGGGTGGGTGTTATGTTTGATAGCCGCGTTTTCAGCAGGAAGGCCGAATGCGTCCCAGCCCATGGGGTGGAGCACGTTGAAACCTTTCATGCGTTTGTAACGGGCGACAACATCACCGATGGAGTAGTTGCGCACGTGGCCCATGTGGATTTTCCCGGAAGGGTAGGGAAACATCTCCAGTACGTAGTACTTAGGGCGGGACTCGTCGGCTTCCACATTGAAAGCACCCTTCTCGGTCCATTCCTTCTGCCACTTGTTTTCAATCAATTCCGGTTCGTATTTCCCAAAACCCATTTGAAAATCCTTTTGATGTGGGATTGTTCGCTTCCGGCGGCCCTGCCGGAAGCTGGACCAGAGGCGCTATCGCGCTTTTGACGAACTGATTTCGCCTCCGGCGGCCAAAGGAGCTAAGCCCCTTTGGAATCCCTAATTGTTTACAACGATTTATTCATACAAAGCGGCGAAGCCCTGATAAAAGTTTTTGGGAATCTTAAACCCTTATTACAAAAAGGGTTTAAGGCCCCCCGGCAGGGGTCGCCGAAGGCAATTAGAAATTTTTCTCAACTTTGAATTTGCCGGTGTCGATGTCACGGGCTACTGCGTCGAGAATGCCGTTGATGAAGTTGCGGGAGTTGCCATCGCCGAACTTCTTGGCCAGTTCAATACCCTCGTTGATACCCACTTTGAGGGGGATATCGGGCTTGTGGACCAGTTCGTATACAGCGAGTCGTAGGATCGCCAGTTCGACCTTTGCGATTCTTTCGATCTTCCAATGCTTGGAGTAGCGACCGATAACTTCGTCAAGTTCTTCCTGCGCATTCCAGATTCCGATCAGTAATTCGCGTGCGAACAGGATCAGGTCTTCTTCTGTTTCCCTGATTACTGCGGGGCTCTGGTTGTAAATACGTTCAGTAGTCCATCCACCGTGCGGAGGGACAAAACTTAAGCCGTACAATACCTGAAAAGCAAGTACGCGGCCTTTTCTGCGTAAACCTTTAGTCTGGGACATCTGCATCACTATCCTGCGGTTGCGGGTCGTAAGTGGTGTGCAACGCAAGATACATTTAAATTGTTATTTAAACAACACAACAGGCATACGGTCTCCGAACAGCGGGACGGAGACCGTATGCCTTCAAATTATGTTCAGTAATCAAGCCTGTTTCCGGAGAAACAGGCCGGAAATTACAAGCTCTAGTTAAATCTGCTGCATAACGCGAACAGTTTCCAGCATTGCGGAAGCTGCTTCAACGCCCTTGTTGCCAGCTTTGGAGCCGGCACGTTCAACTGCCTGATCAATGGTATCGCAGGTCAGAAGACCGAAACCGATGGGCAGGTCGTTGTCCAAGCTTACCTGAGCAACGCCTTTTGCGCACTCGTTGCAGACATAGTCGAAGTGGGGAGTAGCGCCGCGGATAACCGCACCGAGAACCACGATTCCGTCATATTTGCCGGATTCAGCGAGTTTCTTGGTTACCACGGGGATTTCAAATGCACCGGGAACCTTGATCAGGGTCATGTTTTCCTTTTCGCAGCCGTGGCGTGCGAGGTAGTCAACAGCGCCGCCGACCAGTCTGTCAACGATGATGTCGTTGAAACGACCTGCTACGAATGCGATTTTCAGACCTTTGGAGTCAAGCTGACCTTCAATGGTTTTAATATGATACATGGTGCTTCTCCCTTTTTATTTTTTATCTTCAAGATGATCCAGCATGTGGCCCATCTTATCTTTCTTGGTTTTCAGGTAATCGAGGTTAGCTGCGCAGGCATCCATTTCAATGGCTACACGTTCGGTAACTTCGAGACCGTAACCTTCAAGACCTACAATCTTTTTGGGGTTGTTGGTCATGAGTTTCATTTTAGTGATTCCGAGCTGAACCAGAATCTGTGCTCCGGTGCCGTACTCGCGCAGGTCGGGTGCGAAGCCTAGTTTTTCGTTGGCTTCAACGGTGTCGCAGCCGAGATCTTGCAGGTGGTATGCCTTGATCTTGTTGCCGAGGCCGATACCACGGCCTTCCTGACGCATGTAGAGCAGTACTCCCTTGCCTTCGTTGCGGATCATGCACATTGCGGATGCAAGCTGGTCGCCGCAGTCACAACGCTGGGAACCGAAAACGTCACCGGTCAGGCATTCGGAGTGAACGCGGACCAGAACGGGTTCGCCGGGCTTAACATCACCCATGATCAGGGCAATGTGAGTGCGGTTGTCTTCGCTGGAATGGAAAGCGGAAGCCTTGAAATCACCCCAACGGGTGGGCAGTTCAGCGTCAGCCTCGCGGGTAACGGTGTGACTGCCGAACTTCATGCGGTATTTGATCAGGTCTTCGGTGGAGCAGATCTTGAGATCGTGCTGCTTTGCGTATTCTTTGAGGTCGGGAAGACGAGCCATTGTGCCGTCATCCTTCATGATTTCGCAGATTACGCCTGCGGGTTTCAGACCGGCAAGGCGGGCGAGGTCAACGCTGCCTTCAGTCTGTCCGGCACGGACCAGAACGCCGCCGTCTTTAGCGCGGAGCGGAAAAATGTGTCCGGGGGTGACGATATCTTCAGGCTGTACGCCGTCTTTAACAGCAGCCAGAATGGTAGTAGCGCGGTCAGCGGCGGAAATACCGGTAGTTACACCTTCACGGGCTTCAATGGAAACAGTGAAGTTGGTACCGAACTGGGAGCCGTTGGACTGGGCCATAAGCGGCAACTGCAGCTGGTCGATCATTTCGCCGGACATGGCGAGGCAGATAAGCCCTCTGCCGTGAGTAGCCATGAAGTTGATAATTTCAGGAGTCACTTTCTCTGCTGCGCAGACAAGATCACCTTCGTTTTCACGGTCTTCATCATCAACCATGATGACCATTTTACCTTCGCGGAGGTCCTCAATTGCTTCTTCAATAGTGCAGAAAGGCATAATCGTTATCCTCATTCTCCGGCGAGCGGAGTTCTTTTAAAAAATCACTGTCCGTTTAAACAAACAGGTCTGTCTTCATACATCAAAAAACAGAAAGGGTGAAATATGTTTTTTTATTCATTTATTCTAAGTGTTTGAGGCAAAAAAGACGTTTATTGAAGCCAAGAGGCGAAGCCAAACTAGAAAGTTTTGGGATTCTTAAAACCTTTTTCAAAAGGGTTTAAGCCGCCGGAGGCAAAATCTTTTTATAAAAGCGCGAAGTGCATCAACTCTTAGAACCCGTTCTCGCGTAGAAAATCCATTGTAAGTTTGCTCTGCGGTTTGTCCTCAGACTTATTTCCGGTCCATGGAGCGACCATGCGTTCCACGTACTTACCGATCACGTCTGTTTCAATGTTTACCGCATATCCCGGTGTCCAGAGAGATATGGTGGTCTCTTCCTGAGTCTCGGGGATGATGTTCACTTCAAGATAATCCGGCCCGCAATCGTTGACTGTCAGGCTGATGCCGTCAAGGGCGACAGAGCCTTTGGGCACCACATATTTACCGTGTTCAATGGGAAATTTAATACGGTAAATTTTAGATTCACCTTCAGGTCGAACAGATTCCACAGAACCGAGACAATCAACATGACCTGAAACAATGTGCCCGCCTAGACGGTCGCCCATAGCCAGCGCGCGTTCATAGTTGACCATGGAGCCGCGCTTAAGGTTGCCGAGGTTGGTCACCGACATGGATTCCTTACTGGCGTAACAGGTGAACCAGCTATCGCTGTATGTTTCAACTGTGAGGCAGACTCCGTTGATAGCAATGGATTCGCCTTTTTCGTAATCCTTGATTTTTGGCGCACTTACTTTGAATCGGGTTTCGTTGCCCCGGTTCTCTGCATTTTCAATGCGTCCTTTTCCCTGAATCAGTCCGGTGAACATCGGCTATTGTCCTTCGGGTTTGAAAACTATTTTTAAATCACGGCCGCTTTGTTCCACGCGGCTGATGCGCAGGTCCATAGCTTCACTGATGAGTACATTATCAGAGCCTGCGAAATTCGGCCTGCCGTCTACGTTTCCCAGAATACGCGGAGCCTGATACATGACGAATTCATCAACAAGCCCCTGTTCTGCCAGAGAGCAGGCAAGCCTGCCGCCGCCTTCACAGAGAGTGCGCAAAACATTGTGCTTTTCGCGCAACATTGTGAAACCTTTCTCAAGTATAAGACCTTTTTCGTTACTGGGAAGAGGCAAAACCTCAATTCCTTTATTTTTTAGTTCCGAGGCAGTCTTCGTTGCGGCCTGTTCCGCACTGGTCCAGAAAATTGTGTCAGCCGCGCGGGTGGTGGTCAGGGTATATTCATCGTGGTTTTGCGGCAGGTTGTTGGTCACAACTACGGCCTTGGGTTGGCTGAACCCTTCAGGAAGGGGATCAAGCCTGCAATTAAGGCTGGGGTTGTCTTCACGCAGGGTGTTTCCGCCCACAATCACGGCTCCGACCATGGAGCGCAAATGCTGTACATCATGAAAAGATTCGGGGCAGGAGACTGCTTCCTGCGCTCCAGTGGCCCCGGCAATCTTGCCGTCAACTGTGCAGGCCAGTTTCAGAATAGAGTAAGCCCGGTCTTTGAACTGCCAGCACAGGAAATCTGAAATCAGGTCTTTGCACTGTTCTTCAAGCACACCCTGATCAACACGCACTCCCTTGGATTCAAGATATTCGATTCCCCCGGCAGCTTTGGGGTTGGGGTCGCGGGTCCCGACCACAATGTGCGGTATGGACGCTTCAAGGATGCCTTCGGTGCAGGGCGGGGTCTTGCCGTGATGGTTGCACGGTTCCAAGGTCACGTACATGGTGCACTTGCTCATATCCACACCCTTGGCCTTGGCATCGGCAATGCACTCCCGTTCGGCATGCAATCCGCCGCAGAACATGTGGTAACCTTCGGCTACAATCTGTCCGTCACGGACCATCACTGCGCCGACTGTAGGGTTGGGAGCGGTGCGGTTGCGGCCGCGAATGGCGAGTTCCACTGCGCGGGCCATGAACCTTTCGTCCGGGCTAAGTGTCGAGTTCAAGAAAAGCAAATTTTACTCCGGCTTCTTTGAGCATCTGCTCGGAAAGTTCGTCAGGGTAGCTTTCTGAATAATAAATGGCACTTACCCCCGCATTGATCAGCATTTTGGTGCAGATCAAGCATGGCTGGGTTGTGCAGTAAATTTCAGCGCCTTTCATGGATACGCCGTGAGTTGCGCATTGGATGATTACGTTTTGCTCGGCGTGCAGGCCGCGGCAGAGTTCATGGCGTTCGCCGGAAGGTACACCCATTTTTTCGCGGATGCAGCCCACGTCAGCGCAATGAGCTGTGCCGGAGGGCGGTCCGTTGTAGCCGCTGGCTAGGATGCGTTTGTCGAGCACAGCCACAGCGCCTACTTTGCGGCGAGTGCAGGTTGCGCGTTCTGCAACAAGGTGCGCGATGCGCATGAAATAGTCCGGCCAAGGCATTCTGTTGTCCATGAAAATGCTCCCTTCTTTGAAGCTGAGAAAACGGACCTGATTATATCAGGCCCGTTTTTATTAATTATGTTGCGCTTCGCGCTATTTATTGAACGCATTTGCCTCCGGCGGCTTAAACCCTTTTTGAAAAAAGGGTTTAAGTATCCCAAAAACTTTTATTAGGCTTTGCCGCTGGTTTGGCAGTTTTTGCGATTCTAGTATGCGAAGAGCGGGTAGTCTTTTGCGAATTCAGCAACTTCTTTGCTGATCTGGTTCAGCTTGGTGTCGTTGCCGACGGAGTCGATGGCAGCGGTGATCCAGCCTGCGACTTTCACCATTTCTTCTTCTTTCATTCCGCGGGTGGTCAGAGCCGGGGTACCGATACGTACGCCGGAGGTAACGAACGGGGAACGGGTTTCGAAGGGGATGGTGTTCTTGTTGACGGTGATACCTGCTTCATCAAGAGCGTGTTCGGCGTCTTTACCGGTGATGTCCTTGTTGGTCAGGTCCAGCATCATCAGGTGGTTGTCGGTACCGCCGGATACGAGGTCGAAACCTGCATCCATGAGGTTCTTGGCCAGAGCCTGTGCGTTTGCAACAACCTGCTTCTGGTATTCAACATAGGAAGGCTTGAGTGCTTCACCGAAAGCAACCGCTTTAGCAGCGATAACGTGCATGAGCGGGCCGCCCTGAATACCGGGGAAAATATTGGAGTTCAGTGCTTTTCCGTTTTCCTCGGTGGAGAGGATCATACCGCCGCGGGGACCGCGCAGGGTCTTGTGGGTGGTGGTAGTTGTGTAGTGTGCGTGCTCGATGCAGGAGGGGTGTACGCCTGCTGCGATGAGACCTGCGATGTGAGCCATGTCTACCATGAGAACTGCGCCTACTTCGTCAGCAATCTGGCGGAAGCGGGCGAAGTCGATGATACGGGGGTATGCGGATGCACCGGCAATGATCATCTTGGGTTTGCACTCTTTGGCAATCTCAAGGACATTGTCGTAGTTGATGGTCTTGGTTTCGGGATCAACACCGTAGAATTTGATGTCGAAGAGCTTGCCGGAAAAGTTAACCGGGGAGCCGTGGGTCAGGTGACCACCATGGGAAAGGTCCATACCGAGAACGGTATCGCCGGGCTTAAGTGCTGCAAAGTAGACAGCCATGTTTGCCTGAGAACCGGAGTGGGGCTGTACGTTTACATATTCGCAGCCGAAAATTTCTTTTGCACGGTCACGGGCGAGGTCTTCTGCGAGGTCAACATATTCACAACCGCCGTAGTAACGTTTTCCGGGGTAACCTTCTGCGTACTTGTGGGTCATTACACTGCCCATGGCCTGACGGACCGCTGTGGAGGTAAAGTTCTCCGAAGCGATGAGTTCAAGCTTGGTCATCTGGCGGGTTACTTCCTGTCCGATCGCAGCCGCTACTGCCGGGTCTTTCATCATCAGTTCTTCCATGACAAGCTCCTGATTTTAAAATTATTTGCTTCCGGCGGCTTAAACCCTTCTACAAAAGGGCTTAAGAATCCCAAAAATGTTTTATTTGGTTTCGCCGGAGCGAGGGAAATTTTCTTCTGCGTAAATTAAAAAAAATTACCTTTCAAACAAATTTAATCGGTAAGTCGGTTTTTCTTATTTGTATACGGGAAAGATTGCAAGGGAAGTATTATCAGACTTTGCGGGTAGGTGGCCTGAGCCACTCAGGGCGAAAGCCGTATTAACAAGTTTTTGAAGGAGATGGGGTCTGGGGAAGGGGAAATTCTTGTAAGAGTTTCCCTTTCCCCAGCCGCCGAGGAATCTTATTCTTCGAATTTCTTAAACAGCATACAGCCGTTGGTTCCGCCGAAGCCGAACGAGTTGCTGAGTGCGTAGTTGACCTGCTGTTCACGTTTACCGTCTTTAACGTAATCGAGATCGCAGTCAGGATCAGCTTCGATCTGGTTTGCAGTACCGGGGATGATTCCGGTTGAGAGAGTCTTAACAGCAAAAGCTGCCTCAACACCGCCTGCACCACCGAGAAGGTGGCCGATCTGGGATTTGTTTGCGCTGATAGCAATATTCTTTGCGTGGTCACCGAAGACTTTGTGAATAGCCTTGGTTTCGCAGAAGTCGTTAAGTTTGGTGGAAGTACCGTGTGCGTTGATGTGATCAATTTCAGAAGGATCAATTTTCGCTTCACGGATTGCTGCATTCATGGCCCGGGCCATGCCTGCGCCGTCTTCCGGAGGTGCGGTCATGTGGTATGCATCGGAAGATGCACCGAAGCCCACAACTTCAGCAAGAATCTCAGCACCGCGTTTCTGTGCGTGCTCAAGGGATTCCAGCAGAAGCAGACCAGCACCTTCACCCATAACAAAACCGTCACGACCCGCATCAAAGGGGCGGGAAGCAGTTTCGGGATCGTCATTGCGGGTGGAGAGTGCCTTCATTGCGGTAAATCCGGCAAAACCCAGAGGGGTGATGGTGGATTCCGCACCACCGCAGATCATAACATCGGCACGACCGAGCATAATGTCGGTGTAAGCCTGACCGATGGCGTGGGTACCGGATGCACATGCAGTACACATGCAAAGGTTCGGACCCTGTGCTTCGGCGAAGATGGAAACCTGTCCGGCTGCCATGTTGCCGATAATGATCGGGATGAAGAAGGGGGTTATTTTCTTGGGACCGGATTTCATCAGCTTGGTGTGCTGTTTCTCGATAGTGTCGAGACCACCGAGTCCAACACCGATGACAACACCGGCACGTTCGCGCTCTTCCCCTTCAAGCTTAAGTCCGGTGGACTCCATGAGCATCTGGTTGGCTGCTACAGCGAACTGTGTGAACCTTTCCATACGCTTGGCCTGTTTAACGGGGATGAATTCTTTAGCGTCAAAGCCTTTGACTTCACCTGCGATGCGGGCGGTAAATTCACTGGCATCAAAGGCGGTAATTTCAGCAATACCGGACTTGCCTGCGAGCAGGTTTTCCCAGCTGGTATCGATGTCATTACCGATGGGGGTGATGGCGGAAACGCCTGTTACTACTACCCTGTTCATATATTTAAACCTGTAAAATATGTTGGGGTTAATTTTTTTGGAGGGTAATACAAAAGGAGCGCCTTACGCCCGAGAGGAGCAATAAGGCGCTCTTTTTAAAAACCCTTGTAAGCAATCAGTCTACTGCTTGCTTTCTACGAATGCGATAGCATCCTTGACTTTGAGGATCTTCTGAGCTTCTTCGTCTTCGATTTCAACGTCGAACTCTTCTTCCATAGCCATGATGAGTTCGGTCAGGTCGAGAGAGTCAGCGCCGAGGTCTTCAACAAAGGAAGCTTCGGGTTTAATTTCGTCTTCGGATACGCCAAGCTGGTCTACGATAATTGCTTTTACTTTTTCAGCTGCGGACATAGTCCCCTCCAAATCATTATTTTAGTGTTTCTTGATTACATGTACATCCCGCCGTTAACAGCGAGAGTCTGGCCTGTGATATAACCGGATTCATCCTTGGCAAGGAAAGAAACCGCGTTTGCTATATCATCGGATGTGCCGAGTTTTTTCAGCGGTATGTTATCCATCATTTGCGCCATGACTCTTTCAGGCAGTTCTGAGGTCATGTCGGTCTGAATGAATCCCGGAGTAACGGCATTCACTGTGACACCGCGCGGAGCAAGCTCAATGGCGCTGGCCTTGGTCAGCCCGATAAGGCCGGCTTTGGCCGATACGTAGTTGGCCTGTCCGGCATTACCGGCCTGTCCAACTACAGAGGAAATGTTGATGATCCTTCCGTAACGCTGCTTCATCATGATCTTTGCGGATTCGCGCAGGCAGGTGAAGGCTCCGGTCAGGTTGATGTCCAGGACTTTGTCCCAGTCTTCATCCTTCATACGGACCAGAAGGCCGTCGCGGGTGATTCCGGCGTTGTTCACCAGAACATCCAGCTTTACCTTACCTTTGATCTCTTCCTTGAAAAAGGCAGTTACAGCTTCACGGTCAGAAGAATCAAGCTTGAATGAGCGGGCCTTGCCGCCTGCAGCTTCAATTTCAGCGCAGACTTTTTCAGCTCCGTCGGGGCGGCTTACGTATGTGATGATTACTTCAAAGCCGTCTTTGGCGAGCCTCTTGGCGCAGGCTTCTCCGATTCCTCTGGAACCGCCCGTTACAAGGGCGGTGCTTGGCAGTTCACTCATTTACTTCCCTCTATGTTAAATTAATCTAGTCCTGCGTCTCATAGCCTAAAGCGGCTTTGACTGCAAATTTAATCTAAATTAATTTGTTTAAACATACATGTGCGTTTGCACAGTGTTGTTTTTCCCTTTTATACAGAGGTGTTGTTAAAATTCAGTGAAAAACAGCAGAATTTTATAAAACACCGCATTAGAATTGGATCAAAGAAGATCCCCAGGTCAGGCCGCCGCCAAAGGTGGCCAGAAGAACCAGATCCCCATCCTTGATGAATCCGGATTCCCTTGCATCGGCAAGTGCGATGGGGATTGATGCGGCAGAAGTGTTGCCGAATTTATCCACATTGGCAAAAACCTTTTCGCGTTCGATACCCAGCTTTTTACCCACGGCCTCAATGATGCGCATGTTGGCCTGATGGGGGAGCAGTACGTCAACATCCTCAATGGTCAAACCCTGTCTCTCAAGTATTTCATTGGAGATGGAAGTCATTGAGCGGACTGCATGCTTGTAAATTTCACGTCCCTGCATCTCTACAAAGTTCTCAACGCCTACGGTATCCCCCATCTTATAGGGGTAAGCAGAACCTGCGCCTTTGATGGTCAGGTTCATGCCCGGACCGCCATCGGCGCGGACGAGGGTGTCGAGTACTTTTCCGGGTTCATCGTCAGTACCGGCAGTCATTACCGCAGCGCCGGCGCCGTCTCCGAAGAGAACGCAGGTGGAACGGTCTTCCCAGTTGACTCGGCTGGTGACGACTTCAGAACCGCAGACCAGAATTTTTGAAGAGGGATCGAGATTGATGAGTGCCCGGGCCACCTCAACAGCGTATACAAAACCGGAGCAGGCAGCGGAAAGATCCATGGCTGCTCTGTTTTTGATACCCAGCCGCTCCATGAGCAGGCAGGATGTGGTGGGAACAGGCATATCGCCGGTGAAGGTGGCGATGATTATGTGGGTGAGTTCTTCCGCTTCCATGCCTGCGGCTTTGAGGGCTTTTACAGATGCCTCGTAAGCCAGATCCAGACATGTTTCGTCTTCAACAACATGGCGCTGTTTGATTCCGGTGCGGGTGGTTATCCATTCATCGTTGGTATCAACGAATTTTTCAAGATCACTGTTAGTGTATAGCCGCTCAGGGACATGGAAACCAAGGCCCCTGATATGTGAGAAAGTACTCATTACGCCATTCCTGTTTTAGGATGGAAAGGGAGCGATTTTCCGGGGTGATGCGCCTACTGTCCGAAACAGGACCGCAGGAAGTCCGCTCTGGTGATGCGCCCAGCGAAGATTTCGAGGGCGTTACACTAGAATTTGGGTGCGGTGATTTCCTTGTGCGCGGCCAACCCTTCTTTCAGGTGGGCGACAGCATCGTTTTTGACAAAGGTGGCAGCCATTTCAATGGCTTTTTCCACTGCCCGGGAATCGGCTTTACCATGGCAGACAAGGACAATTCCTTTCAGTCCGAGGACCGGAGCTCCGCCGTACTCAGACTTGTCTAACAGTCTACTGAATCTTTTAAAAGCTTTCATTGCGAGCATGGCTCCCAGCTTGGAAACGATGTCTCGCTTGAGTTCGCCTTTCAGCAGGCTGCCGAAACTGTGGGCCAGCCCTTCAGCCAGCTTGAGTGCCACGTTGCCCACGAAACCGTCACAAACGGCAACATCTACATCACCGGTAAAGATATCTCGTCCTTCAATATTACCCATGAAATTCAAGGAAGAATTCTTGAGCATATCGTAGGTGGTCTTTACCAGTGTGTTGCCTTTGCCTTCCTCTTCACCGATGGTCAAAAGACCGATGCGCGGGTTTTCGTAACCCAGCACATCACGGGCCAGTACATCGGCCATGATACCGAACTGGAAAAGGTGTTCCGGTTTGGAATCCACATTGGCTCCTACATCAAGCAGGACCATGGGTTTCTTTTCGGTGGGCAGAATTCCGGCCATACCCGGACGCAGGACTCCCTTGATCCGACCGATGGTGAACATGCCGCAGGCAACAGTAGCCCCGGAGTTGCCGGCACTGACGACACCGTCGGCCTTGCCCTCCTTGACCAGTCTGCAAGCGACCTGAATTGACGAGTCCTTCTTCTTGCGCATTGCGTCGGCAGGTTTGTCTTCCATTGTGACAACCTGAGAAGCGTGGACAATATCAATAACACATGATCCGGTATCAAGCTTTTCAAGCTCGGACCGGATCATGTGCTCATCACCTACCAGCGTAATCGGAAGTCCCGTTTTAGCGGCATTCACCGCGGCGGGAACTATAACCGAAAGACCGTAGTCGCCACCCATGGCGTCTACGGCAATGCGGGGTATTATGCTAGGCATCTTCGGAATTGATTACCTGACGACCTTTGTAGGAACCGCAAGAAGAGCAAGCTCTGTGAGGGATGATGGGTTCACCGCACTCGCAGTATACTACGTTGGGGGTTGCTACGTGGTCGTGGGAACGACGCATGTTTCTGCGGGATTTGGAAGTTTTCTTTTTCGGCTGTGCCATGACTAAGTCTCCTAAAGAGTTTTTTTTAAACCGATCCGTGCGGATCGGAATTTAGTTCTTTATCTTAAGATTGCGGAAAACCGCAAGCCTTGGATCGCCCTCTTCCTGTTCGCATTCGCAGCCGCCTTCATTCAGGTCAGCTCCGCACTTGCCGCAAAGTCCTTTACATTCTTCTTTGCAAAGGGGCTTAATCGGAAGAGCCATTACAAAATGCTCCCAGAGGAGGGCACCGATATCGATTTTGAGTCCTTCTTTGGTCTTTACAACGGGTGATGGTTCATCATCTCCGTCTTCAGCGACCTGCTCATATTCCTCGAATTCGGTAGAAATATTGTGCTTGTAGTCTGCCGTGCATCTGTCGCATGCAATTGTCACGGAACCTTTGGTTCCACCTCTGACAAGGCATCCTTTATCCTGAGGAAGGACGTAGACTTCAGACACCAGCGCATCGCCGGGTTTGACTTCTACTTTGTACTGTTTCCATGCAGCAGACCAGAAATTCTGGTCCTCGAAAACAAAATTTTGTCCCTCTTCGGGGATGTCGTTTAATGTAATCCAGAGTTCAGACATATTTCTCCTCGCGGAAGGGTTTCCTATATGAGTTTTTTTTCTTCTGTCAAGGAAAAAGAGCTTGCATTTTCCAGAGCGAGCGTTTAAATGATACCTCTTTTGTTCGGGAAGAGCAATTTCCCTTGCGGGTTTCCGCGCTTTCCGGCAATCTAAAAAAAGTGACTACCATCAAGGAGGTTCAACATGTCCCAGGTATGCGATATATGCGGTAAAGGTCCTCAGACTGGCAATAACGTTTCCCACGCTCACAACAAGACTAAGAGACGTTTCATGCCTAACCTGCAGAAAGTCCGCACTCAGCTTCCCAGCGGTGAAGTAAAAAGCATCAAAGCTTGCACCCGCTGCATCCGCTCCGGCGCTGTTGTTAAGCCCGTAGCAAAGAAAGCAGTAAGCTAAGCTTCTGTTTCACTTTTCGCACGATTCGTCGTGTAAAAAGCCCCGGTCATAATTATTTATGGCTGGGGCTTTTTTTTGATTTTGATTAATTTTTATTCTGCCGTCCACTTCAAGGCCGTTTCCAGTTCCTCGGCAGGGTATGTTTTCACTTCTCCGCTAACCATTGCTCCGGCAACTTTGGTTCCCCATTCAACCCACGAAGGGCCGCCGACAACTGCCAGTTTTTCAAAGTCATTTCGGTGGGCAAAACCGAACTTGGTGTCTTCCCACATGGCTTTCAAATCCCAGCCTTTGAAATTTTCATCCATGTAAAGCAGGGCTCTGCATTTGCCGTGTTCCGTAATTGTTTTTTGCAAGGCGGGAATCCAGACTTCGGTATAATCCTCGCCGGAAACTTTGCCGGTGGCTGTTACAGCCAGCATGGGGCCGCTGCTCTCTTCCATGATAGTGATCATAGTTCAG contains the following coding sequences:
- the fabF gene encoding beta-ketoacyl-ACP synthase II, whose amino-acid sequence is MNRVVVTGVSAITPIGNDIDTSWENLLAGKSGIAEITAFDASEFTARIAGEVKGFDAKEFIPVKQAKRMERFTQFAVAANQMLMESTGLKLEGEERERAGVVIGVGLGGLDTIEKQHTKLMKSGPKKITPFFIPIIIGNMAAGQVSIFAEAQGPNLCMCTACASGTHAIGQAYTDIMLGRADVMICGGAESTITPLGFAGFTAMKALSTRNDDPETASRPFDAGRDGFVMGEGAGLLLLESLEHAQKRGAEILAEVVGFGASSDAYHMTAPPEDGAGMARAMNAAIREAKIDPSEIDHINAHGTSTKLNDFCETKAIHKVFGDHAKNIAISANKSQIGHLLGGAGGVEAAFAVKTLSTGIIPGTANQIEADPDCDLDYVKDGKREQQVNYALSNSFGFGGTNGCMLFKKFEE
- a CDS encoding beta-ketoacyl-ACP synthase III, which codes for MSTFSHIRGLGFHVPERLYTNSDLEKFVDTNDEWITTRTGIKQRHVVEDETCLDLAYEASVKALKAAGMEAEELTHIIIATFTGDMPVPTTSCLLMERLGIKNRAAMDLSAACSGFVYAVEVARALINLDPSSKILVCGSEVVTSRVNWEDRSTCVLFGDGAGAAVMTAGTDDEPGKVLDTLVRADGGPGMNLTIKGAGSAYPYKMGDTVGVENFVEMQGREIYKHAVRSMTSISNEILERQGLTIEDVDVLLPHQANMRIIEAVGKKLGIEREKVFANVDKFGNTSAASIPIALADARESGFIKDGDLVLLATFGGGLTWGSSLIQF
- the glyA gene encoding serine hydroxymethyltransferase; its protein translation is MEELMMKDPAVAAAIGQEVTRQMTKLELIASENFTSTAVRQAMGSVMTHKYAEGYPGKRYYGGCEYVDLAEDLARDRAKEIFGCEYVNVQPHSGSQANMAVYFAALKPGDTVLGMDLSHGGHLTHGSPVNFSGKLFDIKFYGVDPETKTINYDNVLEIAKECKPKMIIAGASAYPRIIDFARFRQIADEVGAVLMVDMAHIAGLIAAGVHPSCIEHAHYTTTTTHKTLRGPRGGMILSTEENGKALNSNIFPGIQGGPLMHVIAAKAVAFGEALKPSYVEYQKQVVANAQALAKNLMDAGFDLVSGGTDNHLMMLDLTNKDITGKDAEHALDEAGITVNKNTIPFETRSPFVTSGVRIGTPALTTRGMKEEEMVKVAGWITAAIDSVGNDTKLNQISKEVAEFAKDYPLFAY
- the plsX gene encoding phosphate acyltransferase PlsX; this encodes MPSIIPRIAVDAMGGDYGLSVIVPAAVNAAKTGLPITLVGDEHMIRSELEKLDTGSCVIDIVHASQVVTMEDKPADAMRKKKDSSIQVACRLVKEGKADGVVSAGNSGATVACGMFTIGRIKGVLRPGMAGILPTEKKPMVLLDVGANVDSKPEHLFQFGIMADVLARDVLGYENPRIGLLTIGEEEGKGNTLVKTTYDMLKNSSLNFMGNIEGRDIFTGDVDVAVCDGFVGNVALKLAEGLAHSFGSLLKGELKRDIVSKLGAMLAMKAFKRFSRLLDKSEYGGAPVLGLKGIVLVCHGKADSRAVEKAIEMAATFVKNDAVAHLKEGLAAHKEITAPKF
- the acpP gene encoding acyl carrier protein; protein product: MSAAEKVKAIIVDQLGVSEDEIKPEASFVEDLGADSLDLTELIMAMEEEFDVEIEDEEAQKILKVKDAIAFVESKQ
- the fabG gene encoding 3-oxoacyl-[acyl-carrier-protein] reductase, which produces MSELPSTALVTGGSRGIGEACAKRLAKDGFEVIITYVSRPDGAEKVCAEIEAAGGKARSFKLDSSDREAVTAFFKEEIKGKVKLDVLVNNAGITRDGLLVRMKDEDWDKVLDINLTGAFTCLRESAKIMMKQRYGRIINISSVVGQAGNAGQANYVSAKAGLIGLTKASAIELAPRGVTVNAVTPGFIQTDMTSELPERVMAQMMDNIPLKKLGTSDDIANAVSFLAKDESGYITGQTLAVNGGMYM